A single genomic interval of Mucilaginibacter robiniae harbors:
- the fabF gene encoding beta-ketoacyl-ACP synthase II has protein sequence MKRVVVTGLGVVSALGTDVSTFWQNIVNGQSGAKTITRFNPEKFKTQFAAQLPDDFSTAQFLDRNEIKRNDLYTQYALIAAQQAITDSGFDVSAMSPYDVGVIFGSAQGGMETFEEQISEYTQAQNEPHFNPFFIPKTLVNMAGGLISIKYGLMGINYTTVSACASANSAIMDALNYIRWGKAKIMITGGADAPITEGSIGGYNALKALSTRNNDPQAASRPFDTERDGFVMGEGAGVLVLEEYEHAKARGAHIYAELAGAAMTSDAYHITATHPEGKGAIKGMELALQDAGLNADEVDYLNAHATSTPVGDLSEAKAIHAVFQNNAGLAVSATKSMTGHLLGAAGAVEAIIAIRSVTDNVVPPTINTTQLDERLPSGLQIVTGQALQKTVNAALSNTFGFGGHNSVVVFKKI, from the coding sequence ATGAAAAGAGTTGTTGTAACCGGATTAGGTGTGGTATCGGCCTTAGGCACTGATGTAAGCACTTTCTGGCAAAATATAGTAAACGGACAAAGCGGCGCTAAAACTATCACCCGCTTTAATCCTGAAAAGTTTAAAACGCAGTTTGCAGCCCAGTTGCCTGATGATTTCAGCACGGCACAGTTTCTGGATCGGAACGAGATTAAACGGAACGATCTGTATACGCAATATGCATTAATTGCTGCTCAACAAGCCATTACAGATTCTGGTTTTGATGTATCTGCCATGTCGCCGTATGATGTAGGGGTGATTTTTGGTTCGGCACAGGGTGGAATGGAAACCTTTGAGGAGCAAATCAGCGAGTACACACAAGCGCAGAATGAGCCGCATTTCAACCCGTTCTTTATCCCTAAAACGCTGGTGAATATGGCAGGAGGTTTAATTTCTATCAAATATGGTTTGATGGGAATTAACTATACTACTGTATCCGCATGTGCCAGTGCCAATAGCGCCATTATGGATGCGCTAAACTACATACGCTGGGGCAAGGCTAAAATCATGATTACCGGCGGCGCTGATGCGCCTATTACCGAAGGTTCTATTGGTGGGTACAATGCATTAAAAGCTTTATCTACCCGTAACAATGACCCTCAAGCGGCATCACGCCCGTTTGATACCGAACGTGATGGCTTTGTAATGGGCGAAGGTGCCGGCGTACTAGTATTGGAAGAGTACGAACATGCTAAAGCTCGCGGTGCTCATATTTATGCCGAACTGGCTGGTGCAGCCATGACATCCGATGCTTACCACATTACGGCTACGCACCCGGAAGGTAAAGGTGCCATTAAAGGTATGGAATTGGCCTTACAAGATGCCGGATTGAATGCCGACGAAGTAGATTACTTGAATGCCCATGCTACCTCTACGCCAGTGGGCGACTTAAGCGAAGCGAAAGCTATACATGCAGTTTTCCAGAACAATGCAGGTTTAGCAGTAAGCGCCACCAAATCCATGACGGGGCATTTGCTTGGAGCAGCTGGTGCAGTAGAGGCTATTATTGCTATCCGGTCGGTTACTGATAATGTGGTTCCACCAACTATCAACACTACACAGTTAGATGAACGTTTACCATCCGGCTTGCAGATTGTAACCGGACAAGCTTTGCAAAAAACTGTTAATGCTGCGCTGAGCAATACCTTTGGCTTCGGCGGGCAT